One window of the Oceanicaulis sp. genome contains the following:
- a CDS encoding prepilin peptidase — protein MAGMIIANTAIIAFAVLMGWAAWRDVASYTIPNWIPAAMIGLWLVAAPFLGLGWVGAGQSLAVFAVALAIGLAVWAPGWLGGGDVKLIAAGALWFGWPDAVAFVLYALVLGGVLALALLTLRRFTPALKISADLIGKTPLASGAPAPYAVAIAGSALVLLPGSVVFSAYMP, from the coding sequence ATGGCCGGAATGATCATCGCCAACACCGCCATTATCGCGTTTGCGGTCCTGATGGGCTGGGCGGCCTGGCGCGACGTGGCCAGCTATACCATTCCCAACTGGATCCCGGCGGCGATGATAGGTCTGTGGCTGGTCGCCGCGCCCTTCCTCGGGCTCGGCTGGGTCGGCGCCGGTCAGTCGCTGGCTGTGTTCGCCGTGGCTCTGGCGATCGGTCTCGCGGTCTGGGCGCCTGGCTGGCTCGGCGGCGGCGATGTTAAGCTGATCGCCGCGGGCGCCTTGTGGTTCGGCTGGCCGGACGCGGTTGCTTTCGTGCTTTACGCGCTTGTTCTCGGCGGGGTTCTGGCCCTGGCGCTGCTCACCTTGCGGCGGTTCACGCCGGCGCTGAAGATCAGCGCGGACCTGATCGGGAAAACCCCGCTTGCCTCGGGGGCTCCGGCGCCCTACGCGGTCGCGATTGCGGGCTCTGCGCTGGTGCTTCTGCCCGGCAGCGTCGTTTTTTCCGCCTACATGCCCTGA
- a CDS encoding CpaD family pilus assembly protein has translation MIRTSLIAAGLAGFALAGCASQAPAPLPQASAVPETVRVEMAVDPRDNGLTWSQIDLVSALASEYKARGHGPLVISYPRGAGNAEAAIDAIAAARTQFYEAGLDWRQIAGGAYDASGRASAPVIFSFTRYQAVAPDCETGWGDLRGRDAWDSFGCATASNLAAMVADPRDLVSPRGMDAPDADRRQTVLDRYRQGQPTASTRGDGESGAVSDAVEN, from the coding sequence ATGATCCGCACCTCTCTCATCGCCGCCGGCCTCGCCGGGTTCGCGCTCGCTGGCTGCGCCAGCCAGGCGCCCGCGCCGCTGCCGCAGGCCAGCGCCGTGCCCGAGACCGTCCGCGTCGAAATGGCGGTCGATCCCCGTGACAACGGCCTGACCTGGAGCCAGATCGATCTGGTCTCCGCGCTCGCCTCCGAATACAAGGCGCGCGGCCACGGCCCTCTGGTGATCTCCTATCCGCGCGGGGCGGGCAACGCCGAAGCCGCGATCGACGCGATCGCCGCGGCGCGTACCCAATTCTACGAAGCCGGGCTCGACTGGCGGCAGATCGCCGGCGGCGCGTATGACGCTTCGGGCCGGGCGAGCGCGCCGGTGATCTTCTCCTTCACCCGCTATCAGGCGGTCGCACCCGACTGCGAAACCGGCTGGGGCGATCTCAGGGGCCGCGACGCATGGGACAGCTTCGGCTGCGCCACCGCGTCCAACCTCGCCGCCATGGTCGCCGATCCGCGCGATCTGGTGAGCCCGCGCGGCATGGACGCGCCCGACGCGGACCGCCGTCAGACCGTGCTCGACCGCTACCGCCAGGGCCAGCCGACCGCGTCCACGCGCGGAGACGGCGAGAGCGGCGCGGTCAGCGACGCGGTCGAGAACTAG
- a CDS encoding CpaF family protein, whose translation MFGKRPTTPQGPGGFGQGGPKPQAARPEPGEVAVKARPDTPERVAEAAAPRRPAPQAQPAQTAKPAPKLAAAKPRPKPAETETVGAERSAEYYAIKTTIFNALIDTIDLSQLSRLDNETARDEIRDIVTEIISIKNVAMSIAEQEQLLQDICNDVLGYGPLEPLLARDDIADIMVNGAGDVFIEVGGKVKKTNIRFRDNGQLMNICQRIVSQVGRRVDESSPICDARLADGSRVNVIAPPLALDGPTLTIRKFKKDKLKLSNLVDFGSISPEGARILEIIGACRANVLISGGTGSGKTTLLNCLTGFISPDERIITCEDAAELQLQQPHVVRLETRPPNLEGQGQVTMRDLVKNCLRMRPERIIVGEVRGPEAFDLLQAMNTGHDGSMGTLHANSPREALSRIESMITMGGYNLPTKTIREMISGSIDVIIQAARLRDGTRKITHITEVLGMEGDVIITQDLFLYEMRGEDAEGNVAGKHVSTGIARPAFWDRARYFGLEGQLADALEAAEA comes from the coding sequence ATGTTCGGCAAGCGCCCCACAACCCCCCAGGGACCCGGCGGCTTCGGCCAGGGCGGCCCCAAGCCTCAGGCGGCCCGGCCCGAGCCCGGCGAGGTCGCGGTCAAGGCGCGGCCCGACACGCCCGAGCGCGTGGCTGAAGCGGCCGCGCCGCGCCGGCCCGCGCCGCAGGCGCAGCCCGCCCAAACGGCCAAGCCCGCACCCAAGCTCGCCGCGGCGAAGCCGCGTCCGAAACCGGCGGAGACCGAGACCGTCGGCGCGGAGCGCTCGGCCGAGTACTATGCGATCAAGACGACGATCTTCAACGCGCTGATCGACACCATCGATCTCAGCCAGCTCTCTCGCCTCGACAACGAGACCGCGCGCGACGAAATCCGCGACATCGTCACCGAGATCATCTCGATCAAGAACGTCGCGATGTCGATCGCCGAGCAGGAACAGCTCCTGCAGGACATCTGCAACGACGTTCTGGGCTACGGCCCGCTGGAGCCGCTGCTGGCGCGCGACGACATCGCCGACATCATGGTCAACGGCGCGGGCGACGTGTTCATCGAGGTCGGCGGCAAGGTCAAGAAGACCAATATCCGCTTCCGCGACAACGGCCAGCTGATGAACATCTGTCAGCGGATCGTCAGTCAGGTCGGCCGCCGGGTCGACGAATCCAGCCCGATCTGCGATGCGCGTCTGGCCGACGGCAGCCGTGTGAACGTCATCGCGCCGCCGCTGGCGCTGGACGGCCCCACGCTGACCATCCGGAAATTCAAGAAAGACAAGCTCAAGCTCTCAAACCTCGTCGATTTCGGCTCGATTTCGCCCGAAGGCGCGCGGATCCTCGAGATCATCGGCGCGTGCCGGGCGAACGTGCTGATCTCCGGCGGTACGGGTTCGGGCAAGACGACGCTTCTGAACTGCCTGACCGGCTTCATCAGCCCGGACGAGCGGATCATCACCTGCGAAGACGCGGCCGAACTGCAGCTGCAGCAGCCCCACGTGGTGCGCCTCGAGACCCGCCCGCCGAACCTCGAAGGGCAGGGCCAGGTCACGATGCGCGACCTGGTGAAGAACTGTCTGCGGATGCGCCCCGAGCGGATCATCGTCGGCGAGGTGCGCGGCCCTGAAGCCTTCGACCTCCTGCAGGCGATGAACACCGGCCATGACGGCTCGATGGGCACGCTGCACGCCAACTCGCCGCGCGAGGCGCTCTCGCGGATCGAATCCATGATCACCATGGGCGGCTACAACCTGCCCACCAAGACGATCCGGGAGATGATCTCCGGCTCGATCGACGTGATCATCCAGGCCGCCCGCCTGCGCGACGGCACGCGCAAGATCACCCACATCACCGAAGTGCTCGGGATGGAGGGCGACGTCATCATCACCCAGGACCTGTTCCTGTACGAGATGCGCGGCGAGGACGCCGAGGGCAACGTGGCCGGCAAGCACGTCTCCACCGGCATCGCGCGCCCCGCCTTCTGGGACCGCGCGCGCTATTTCGGGCTGGAAGGCCAGCTCGCCGACGCGCTCGAAGCGGCGGAGGCGTAA
- a CDS encoding type II secretion system F family protein has protein sequence MSPDFAFIAAAVCAFIAVAGVGFAFTTGGEPKTRKSRLQAAVGAPNKQQNRQRKADPRADKRKQIADSLKEIEDRQKAERKKSLTLRARLEQAGLKWSPAKFWILSAVMGVLTTGAVFITGLNILLVLAAGVVAGFGLPRWILGMMKARRLKKFTANFADALDVVVRGIKSGLPLNECLKIIAREGEQPVKAEFEMLVEGISVGVDADEGLKRMLRRVPLPELSFFAIVLAIQGKTGGNLAEALSNLSAVLRARKMMREKVGALSSEAKASAIIIGSLPPGVGIMVSIISPDYMQPMFTEPLGQMMLMGGVMWMAIGIFTMRGMINFKM, from the coding sequence GTGTCGCCCGATTTCGCCTTCATCGCTGCAGCGGTCTGCGCCTTCATCGCCGTGGCCGGGGTGGGCTTCGCCTTCACCACGGGCGGCGAGCCGAAGACCAGGAAGAGCCGGCTTCAGGCCGCCGTCGGTGCGCCGAACAAGCAGCAGAACCGCCAGCGCAAGGCCGATCCGCGCGCCGACAAGCGCAAGCAGATCGCGGACTCGCTGAAAGAGATCGAGGACCGCCAGAAGGCCGAGCGCAAGAAGTCGCTGACCCTGCGCGCCCGCCTCGAACAGGCGGGGCTGAAATGGAGCCCGGCGAAGTTCTGGATCCTGTCCGCGGTCATGGGGGTGCTCACGACCGGGGCGGTCTTCATCACGGGGCTGAACATCCTTCTGGTGCTCGCCGCCGGCGTGGTGGCCGGTTTCGGCCTGCCGCGCTGGATTCTGGGCATGATGAAGGCGCGCCGGCTGAAGAAGTTCACGGCCAATTTCGCCGACGCACTGGACGTCGTCGTGCGCGGCATCAAGTCCGGCCTGCCGCTCAACGAGTGTCTGAAGATCATCGCGCGCGAAGGCGAACAGCCGGTGAAGGCCGAGTTCGAGATGCTGGTCGAAGGCATTTCGGTGGGCGTGGACGCCGACGAAGGCCTCAAGCGCATGCTGCGCCGGGTGCCGCTGCCTGAACTTTCCTTCTTCGCCATCGTGCTGGCCATTCAGGGAAAGACCGGGGGCAATCTCGCCGAGGCGCTGTCGAACCTGTCCGCCGTGCTGCGCGCGCGCAAGATGATGCGCGAGAAGGTCGGCGCGCTGTCGAGCGAGGCGAAAGCCTCGGCGATCATCATCGGCTCGCTGCCGCCGGGGGTGGGGATCATGGTCTCCATCATCTCGCCGGACTACATGCAGCCGATGTTCACCGAACCGCTGGGCCAGATGATGCTCATGGGCGGCGTGATGTGGATGGCCATCGGCATCTTCACCATGCGCGGCATGATTAACTTCAAGATGTAG
- a CDS encoding type II and III secretion system protein family protein — protein MIAAGFKAFAAAALGVCALAAPAAAQLAGDRIERNNTMQIVIREPGDGPVSESVILPLGQAAIVHLPIDAAEVMVASDAIADAVVRTPRRALLLGQTVGRTNVFFFAADGSLILDLDVRVERDMDALNDALSRFVPNGRITAESMNANIVLSGSAPSASAADQALQIARRWADNEDQVISFLTVEGRDQVALRVRIVEMERNIVRQLGINLSGQQNFGDFDPTTRIRATNDLGQPLSDEFGAPIFEVYEPGRYQNRTGFSTQNAFGIAGAALGGLSGTLGTTNLVDGVVQSSLGATLNALERVGLVRTLAEPNITAISGEAAQFLAGGEFPVPVGRDDDGALAIEFKPFGVGLGFTPVVLSEGRISLRISTEVSELSNEGAITLGSSPIFDDAGNIVGSQPSISIPALSVNRAETTVEMPSGGSLVIAGLIKEETRQALDGVPGVERLPVLGSLFRSRDFANNETELVVVVTPYLVDPTDPDALSEPGEGLVAASTVSNLFLGRINRVYAAPGAQVDGRGWLGPVGFVLE, from the coding sequence ATGATCGCCGCCGGTTTCAAAGCCTTCGCCGCCGCCGCGCTCGGCGTCTGCGCGCTGGCAGCGCCCGCCGCAGCCCAGCTCGCCGGCGACCGGATCGAGCGCAACAACACCATGCAGATCGTGATCCGCGAACCCGGCGACGGGCCGGTTTCTGAAAGCGTCATCCTGCCGCTGGGTCAGGCCGCGATCGTGCACCTGCCGATCGACGCCGCCGAGGTGATGGTGGCCAGCGACGCGATCGCCGACGCGGTCGTCCGCACGCCCCGCCGCGCCCTGCTTCTGGGCCAGACGGTGGGCCGGACGAACGTCTTCTTCTTCGCGGCGGACGGCTCGCTGATCCTCGATCTCGACGTTCGGGTCGAGCGCGACATGGACGCGCTCAACGACGCGCTCAGCCGCTTCGTGCCGAACGGCCGGATCACGGCTGAAAGCATGAACGCCAACATCGTGCTCTCGGGCTCTGCCCCCTCGGCGTCCGCCGCCGATCAGGCGCTGCAGATCGCCCGGCGCTGGGCGGACAACGAAGACCAGGTCATCAGCTTCCTCACCGTGGAGGGACGCGACCAGGTCGCCCTTCGCGTGCGCATCGTGGAGATGGAGCGCAACATCGTGCGCCAGCTGGGCATCAACCTGTCCGGCCAGCAGAATTTCGGCGATTTCGATCCGACCACCCGGATCCGCGCCACAAACGATCTCGGCCAGCCGCTCAGCGACGAATTCGGCGCGCCGATCTTCGAGGTCTACGAGCCCGGCCGTTATCAGAACCGCACCGGTTTCTCCACCCAGAACGCGTTCGGCATCGCCGGCGCCGCGCTGGGCGGGCTGTCTGGCACGCTGGGCACGACCAATCTGGTCGACGGCGTGGTGCAGAGCTCTCTGGGCGCGACCCTGAACGCGCTCGAGCGCGTGGGCCTCGTCCGCACGCTCGCCGAGCCGAACATCACCGCGATTTCCGGCGAGGCCGCGCAATTCCTGGCCGGCGGCGAGTTTCCCGTCCCGGTCGGCCGCGACGACGACGGCGCGCTCGCCATCGAGTTCAAGCCCTTCGGCGTGGGCCTGGGCTTCACCCCGGTCGTGCTCAGCGAGGGCCGCATCTCGCTCAGGATCTCAACCGAGGTCTCCGAGCTGTCCAACGAAGGCGCCATAACGCTGGGTTCGAGCCCGATCTTCGACGATGCCGGCAACATCGTCGGCTCACAGCCCTCGATCTCGATCCCGGCGCTGTCGGTGAACCGGGCGGAGACCACCGTCGAGATGCCCTCGGGCGGCTCGCTGGTGATCGCCGGGCTCATCAAGGAAGAAACCCGCCAGGCGCTGGACGGCGTGCCCGGTGTGGAGCGCCTGCCGGTTCTGGGCTCGCTGTTCCGCTCGCGCGACTTCGCCAACAACGAGACCGAACTCGTGGTCGTGGTCACGCCCTATCTGGTCGACCCGACCGACCCCGACGCGCTGAGCGAGCCCGGCGAGGGTCTGGTCGCCGCCTCGACCGTGTCGAACCTGTTCCTGGGCCGAATCAACCGGGTCTACGCCGCGCCGGGCGCGCAAGTGGACGGCCGCGGCTGGCTCGGCCCCGTCGGCTTCGTGCTGGAGTGA
- a CDS encoding AAA family ATPase produces the protein MSKYADALDTDFDAQDDFLDAEPSDTDPFLDAEAVERRMLGEEDIDPRKPAEPEPHRPFGARLAEANKDAPPMADDFGDFETDFDGEFGDLATEPRNAPPPRAQAAPQRPEPAPKRAEPAPEPAPADPFAFDPEAESGALATVPGADLSVVGDEEDGGPVQPVPRIAIHAFCESPDTGQLIHRAGADRRLQKAHVTVELGGLAAAIERFHDESTPELLIVETGMRGRELFGQLDELASVCDPDTRVIIVGAANDIALYRELIRRGVSEYLVPPMTPLHLIKTISNLFLDPEQPFAGKSLAFVGAKGGVGSSTIAHNVSWHLTESLRSDAVLVDLDLSFGTAGLDFNQDPPQTIAEALAQPDRLDDALLDRLLVRCTERLSLFSAPSTLESDWDFQPEHFETVLDKVRRQAPFVALDLPHAWSPWVRRTILSADQVVVTVTPDLACLRNAKNLFDLVRQSRPNDEPPKVVVNMAGCPKKPDIPLKDFADALGAAPALVLPFEPALFGKAANNGQMIAEIDPKSKAAEGFSHLAALLTGRAAPQPKPKSLIGKLFGKG, from the coding sequence ATGAGCAAATACGCCGACGCCCTCGACACCGATTTCGACGCCCAGGACGACTTCCTGGACGCCGAGCCGAGCGACACCGATCCCTTCCTCGACGCCGAGGCGGTCGAACGCCGCATGCTCGGCGAGGAGGACATCGATCCGCGCAAGCCCGCCGAGCCCGAACCGCACCGCCCGTTCGGCGCGCGTCTGGCCGAGGCCAACAAGGACGCTCCGCCCATGGCGGACGATTTCGGCGATTTCGAAACCGATTTCGACGGCGAATTCGGCGATCTGGCGACCGAGCCGCGCAATGCGCCGCCGCCGCGCGCCCAGGCAGCGCCTCAGCGCCCTGAACCTGCGCCGAAGCGGGCCGAGCCTGCGCCCGAGCCGGCCCCCGCCGATCCCTTCGCCTTCGACCCCGAAGCCGAAAGCGGCGCGCTCGCCACGGTTCCGGGCGCCGATCTGAGCGTGGTCGGCGACGAGGAGGACGGCGGGCCGGTCCAGCCGGTCCCGCGCATCGCGATCCACGCCTTCTGCGAATCCCCCGACACCGGCCAGCTGATCCATCGCGCCGGCGCGGACCGGCGGCTTCAGAAGGCCCATGTCACCGTCGAACTCGGCGGCCTGGCCGCTGCGATCGAGCGCTTTCACGATGAAAGCACGCCCGAGCTTCTGATCGTCGAGACCGGCATGCGCGGCCGCGAGCTGTTCGGTCAGCTCGACGAGCTCGCCTCGGTCTGCGACCCGGACACGCGGGTGATCATCGTCGGCGCGGCCAACGACATCGCGCTTTATCGCGAGCTGATCCGGCGCGGGGTGAGCGAGTATCTCGTCCCGCCGATGACGCCGCTTCACCTGATCAAGACGATTTCGAACCTGTTTCTCGATCCCGAGCAGCCGTTCGCGGGCAAGTCGCTCGCCTTCGTCGGCGCCAAGGGCGGGGTGGGCAGCTCGACGATCGCCCATAACGTCAGCTGGCACCTGACCGAGTCGCTGCGCTCTGACGCGGTGCTGGTCGATCTCGATCTCAGCTTCGGCACCGCCGGGCTCGACTTCAATCAGGACCCGCCCCAGACCATCGCCGAGGCGCTGGCCCAGCCCGATCGTCTCGACGACGCGCTGCTCGACCGCCTGCTGGTGCGCTGCACCGAGCGGCTGAGTCTGTTCTCCGCGCCCTCGACGCTCGAAAGCGACTGGGACTTCCAGCCCGAGCATTTCGAGACCGTGCTCGACAAGGTGCGCCGCCAGGCGCCGTTCGTCGCGCTCGATCTGCCCCACGCCTGGAGCCCCTGGGTGCGGCGCACGATCCTGTCCGCCGACCAGGTGGTGGTGACGGTCACGCCTGATCTGGCCTGCCTCAGGAACGCGAAGAACCTGTTCGATCTGGTGCGCCAGTCGCGGCCGAACGACGAGCCGCCGAAAGTGGTCGTAAACATGGCCGGCTGCCCGAAAAAGCCTGACATCCCGCTCAAGGATTTTGCCGACGCTCTGGGCGCCGCGCCTGCGCTGGTGCTGCCCTTCGAGCCGGCGCTGTTCGGCAAGGCGGCCAATAACGGCCAGATGATCGCGGAGATCGATCCCAAGTCGAAGGCGGCGGAGGGCTTTTCCCATCTCGCGGCGCTGCTGACCGGCCGCGCCGCGCCGCAGCCCAAGCCCAAATCGCTCATCGGCAAGCTGTTCGGGAAGGGGTAG
- a CDS encoding type II secretion system F family protein, which yields MLSFADWITSPQNLFAVIAAVLVFATVWTLSAPALNKDQTNKRLKQVSERRDELRRKAREAIDKEKGSASLRGTDTRSVYRKVVEQLNLVKLLEDPNLKTKLTQAGLRGQSPVYAFYFARFVMPFVLFGSGFLYLALINDFGLQTFQQLSIMMGLALLGYYAPGIYLSNLAQKRRDSIMQAFPDALDLLLICVEAGMSIEAAFQKVASEISSNSLELAEELSLTTAELAFLQDRRQAYENLAIRTAHPGVKSVATALVQAERYGTPLGQALRVMAKENRDMRMSAAEKKAAALPAKLTVPMIVFFLPVLFLVIMGPAILTYQNM from the coding sequence ATGCTTTCCTTCGCCGACTGGATCACCTCGCCGCAGAATCTGTTCGCGGTGATCGCCGCCGTGCTGGTGTTCGCCACGGTGTGGACGCTGAGCGCGCCGGCGCTCAACAAGGACCAGACGAACAAGCGCCTGAAACAGGTCTCCGAGCGCCGCGACGAGCTTCGCCGGAAGGCGCGCGAGGCGATCGACAAGGAGAAGGGCTCGGCGTCGCTGCGCGGGACCGACACGCGCAGCGTCTACCGGAAGGTCGTCGAACAGCTGAACCTCGTAAAGCTGCTCGAGGATCCCAACCTCAAGACCAAGCTGACCCAGGCCGGCCTGCGCGGGCAGAGCCCGGTCTACGCCTTCTATTTCGCGCGCTTCGTGATGCCGTTCGTGCTGTTCGGCTCGGGCTTTCTCTATCTGGCGCTGATAAACGATTTCGGCCTTCAGACCTTCCAGCAGCTCTCGATCATGATGGGACTTGCGCTGCTGGGCTATTACGCGCCGGGCATCTACCTGTCGAACCTCGCCCAGAAGCGGCGCGACTCGATCATGCAGGCCTTCCCCGACGCGCTCGACCTCTTGCTGATCTGCGTGGAGGCGGGGATGAGCATCGAAGCGGCCTTCCAGAAGGTCGCCTCGGAGATCAGCTCGAACTCGCTTGAGCTCGCCGAGGAGCTGTCTCTGACCACCGCAGAGCTCGCCTTCCTGCAGGACCGCCGGCAGGCCTATGAGAACCTCGCGATCCGGACCGCACATCCCGGCGTGAAATCGGTGGCGACCGCTCTGGTGCAGGCCGAGCGCTACGGCACACCGCTGGGCCAGGCCCTGAGGGTCATGGCCAAGGAGAACCGCGACATGCGCATGAGCGCGGCGGAGAAGAAGGCCGCGGCCCTGCCCGCCAAGCTCACCGTGCCGATGATCGTGTTCTTCCTGCCGGTGCTGTTCCTGGTCATCATGGGCCCGGCGATCCTGACTTACCAAAACATGTGA
- the cpaB gene encoding Flp pilus assembly protein CpaB: MNIIRIVVLVVAGLAAVIAAVFVRGAMQPAPAAAPAQVEAPAAPEPVRVLAAARDVVPGARLTAADLRWAPWPEEAVLPNHIVREADPDAADRIEGAVSRNGLTAGEPIIEARLVHPGEAGFMAAVLQPGMRAVAVPTSARAGAGGFILPNDRVDILVALDRDGALTTDVVVENVRVLAIDQSYSETEDGAVVGSTATLELLPDQARAVALAVAAGDVSLALRSVADGQGGPRLPGELTDTNEAGEPARSVRVFRYGREEVVALGGRQ, from the coding sequence ATGAACATCATCAGGATCGTCGTTCTCGTCGTCGCGGGACTGGCCGCCGTCATCGCGGCGGTCTTCGTGCGCGGCGCGATGCAGCCCGCCCCCGCCGCCGCGCCGGCTCAGGTCGAGGCCCCCGCCGCGCCCGAACCGGTCCGCGTGCTCGCCGCAGCCCGGGACGTGGTCCCCGGCGCGCGGCTGACCGCCGCAGATCTGCGCTGGGCGCCCTGGCCGGAGGAAGCGGTGCTGCCTAACCATATCGTCCGCGAAGCGGACCCGGATGCGGCCGACCGGATCGAAGGCGCGGTGAGCCGCAACGGGCTGACGGCCGGCGAGCCGATCATCGAGGCGCGCCTCGTCCATCCCGGCGAGGCCGGCTTCATGGCCGCCGTCCTGCAGCCGGGCATGCGCGCGGTCGCGGTGCCGACCTCGGCGCGGGCGGGCGCGGGCGGCTTCATCCTGCCCAACGATCGGGTCGACATCCTGGTCGCGCTCGATCGGGACGGCGCGCTGACCACCGACGTGGTGGTCGAAAACGTGCGGGTCCTGGCCATCGACCAGAGCTATTCGGAGACCGAAGACGGCGCGGTGGTCGGCTCGACCGCCACGCTGGAGCTTCTGCCCGACCAGGCCCGCGCGGTCGCGCTGGCGGTCGCCGCCGGCGATGTCAGCCTCGCCCTGCGCTCGGTCGCCGACGGGCAGGGCGGTCCACGCCTGCCCGGAGAGTTGACCGACACCAATGAGGCCGGCGAGCCGGCGCGCTCGGTGCGGGTGTTCCGATATGGGCGCGAGGAAGTCGTCGCCCTGGGAGGCCGTCAATGA